One genomic window of Nicotiana sylvestris chromosome 10, ASM39365v2, whole genome shotgun sequence includes the following:
- the LOC104215304 gene encoding early nodulin-like protein 19 has product MALCVLFFLLAAVATTVSATDHIVGANKGWNPGINYTLWSSNQTFYIGDLISFRYKKTQHNVFEVNKNGYDKCIIEDAFGNWSSGRDFIPLKKSKRYYFICGIGGCTDGMKVSVVVHPLPPPPPSPSAIAAMHSSEKAAAPTTVGGFGSMVVRLMLVGLMIHGCGRI; this is encoded by the exons ATGGCTCTCTGTGTACTCTTCTTCCTCCTCGCCGCCGTTGCCACCACCGTCTCTGCCACTGACCACATCGTCGGAGCGAACAAAGGTTGGAATCCAGGCATCAACTATACTCTCTGGAGTAGCAACCAAACATTCTACATTGGTGACCTAATCT CATTTAGGTATAAAAAGACACAACATAATGTTTTTGAAGTGAATAAAAATGGATATGATAAGTGCATAATAGAGGATGCATTTGGGAATTGGAGCAGTGGAAGAGATTTCATTCCGCTGAAAAAGTCCAAGAGATATTACTTCATCTGTGGCATTGGTGGCTGCACTGATGGTATGAAGGTTTCTGTTGTAGTTCACCCTCTTCCACCTCCTCCACCGTCACCGTCAGCCATCGCCGCCATGCATTCTTCCGAAAAGGCTGCTGCTCCGACGACAGTTGGTGGTTTCGGGTCAATGGTTGTAAGGTTGATGTTGGTCGGATTGATGATACATGGATGTGGTAGGATTTAA
- the LOC104215302 gene encoding probable protein phosphatase 2C 60 isoform X2 — protein MLFSGRCHSRVIFMFSSAWGAEPGQAITYSSIPKLADLTKMDEMMRGQTGQRELASLAEKDQAKEIIEGLISPRKSGEFKGQMDCASSDKGANSDYHGPTAGSTACVAIIQNTQLLVANAGDSRCVLSRKGQAYDMSRDHKPDLEAEKQRISNAGGYVRCGRVNGSLNMARAIGDMELKQNKSLPAEKQIVTANPDIRSVELCNDDDFLVLACDGIWDCMSSQEVVDFVGEQLKHENKLSVVCERVLDRCLAPATGGEGCDNMTMILVQLKKPFKTVALNKEQLLPSNQNSECNENTVASNNPNAVPTGSQCNDNAAEKA, from the exons ATGCTTTTCTCAG GAAGGTGTCATTCTCGTGTCATTTTCATGTTCTCATCAGCCTGGGGTGCTGAGCCAGGACAGGCAATTACATATTCAAGTATCCCTAAGCTTGCTGATTTAACAAA AATGGACGAGATGATGCGTGGACAAACAGGTCAGAGAGAATTAGCCTCTTTGGCGGAAAAGGACCAAGCTAAGGAGATAATAGAGGGTTTGATATCGCCTCGCAAGAGTGGTGAATTCAAGGGGCAAATGGATTGTGCGTCTTCAGATAAG GGGGCTAACTCTGATTACCATGGGCCAACTGCAGGAAGCACAGCATGTGTAGCAATCATTCAAAATACTCAACTTCTTGTGGCAAATGCTGGCGATTCTCGCTGTGTCTTATCTCGGAAGGGTCAG GCATATGATATGTCTAGGGACCATAAGCCTGACCTTGAAGCTGAAAAGCAAAGGATTAGTAATGCTGGTGGATACGTCCGGTGTGGACGGGTTAATGGAAGTTTAAACATGGCAAGAGCAATTG GCGACATGGAACTCAAACAGAACAAATCATTGCCTGCTGAAAAACAAATAGTGACTGCTAATCCTGATATCCGCTCT GTTGAGCTCTGCAATGATGATGATTTCCTTGTTCTAGCTTGTGATGGCATATG GGATTGCATGTCAAGCCAAGAAGTTGTGGACTTTGTTGGGGAACAGTTAAAACAT GAAAATAAGCTCTCCGTTGTCTGTGAGCGAGTGCTAGATAGATGTTTGGCGCCAGCCACAGGTGGAGAAGGATGTGATAACATGACCATGATCTTGGTACAACTCAAGAAACCCTTCAAGACCGTTGCATTGAACAAGGAGCAACTACTGCCTTCTAATCAAAATTCTGAATGTAACGAAAACACAGTAGCATCTAACAATCCTAATGCTGTACCTACAGGATCTCAATGTAATGATAATGCAGCTGAAAAAGCTTGA
- the LOC104215302 gene encoding probable protein phosphatase 2C 60 isoform X1, with protein MGIYLSSPKTEKVSEDGENDRLRYGLSSMQGWRSTMEDAHAVYPHLDTSTSFFGVYDGHGGDEVSKFCAKFLHREVLNHEAFSVGDVGTSMQHAFLRMDEMMRGQTGQRELASLAEKDQAKEIIEGLISPRKSGEFKGQMDCASSDKGANSDYHGPTAGSTACVAIIQNTQLLVANAGDSRCVLSRKGQAYDMSRDHKPDLEAEKQRISNAGGYVRCGRVNGSLNMARAIGDMELKQNKSLPAEKQIVTANPDIRSVELCNDDDFLVLACDGIWDCMSSQEVVDFVGEQLKHENKLSVVCERVLDRCLAPATGGEGCDNMTMILVQLKKPFKTVALNKEQLLPSNQNSECNENTVASNNPNAVPTGSQCNDNAAEKA; from the exons ATGGGAATATATTTAAGCAGTCCGAAAACTGAAAAAGTGTCCGAGGATGGTGAGAATGACAGACTAAGATATGGCTTGTCATCAATGCAGGGATGGCGTTCAACCATGGAAGATGCT CATGCAGTTTATCCACATTTGGACACTTCCACTTCCTTCTTTGGTGTATATGATGGCCATGGAG GCGATGAAGTTTCTAAATTTTGTGCCAAGTTTCTTCACCGAGAGGTTCTTAATCATGAAGCATTCTCAGTTGGGGATGTAGGCACTTCTATGCAGCATGCTTTTCTCAG AATGGACGAGATGATGCGTGGACAAACAGGTCAGAGAGAATTAGCCTCTTTGGCGGAAAAGGACCAAGCTAAGGAGATAATAGAGGGTTTGATATCGCCTCGCAAGAGTGGTGAATTCAAGGGGCAAATGGATTGTGCGTCTTCAGATAAG GGGGCTAACTCTGATTACCATGGGCCAACTGCAGGAAGCACAGCATGTGTAGCAATCATTCAAAATACTCAACTTCTTGTGGCAAATGCTGGCGATTCTCGCTGTGTCTTATCTCGGAAGGGTCAG GCATATGATATGTCTAGGGACCATAAGCCTGACCTTGAAGCTGAAAAGCAAAGGATTAGTAATGCTGGTGGATACGTCCGGTGTGGACGGGTTAATGGAAGTTTAAACATGGCAAGAGCAATTG GCGACATGGAACTCAAACAGAACAAATCATTGCCTGCTGAAAAACAAATAGTGACTGCTAATCCTGATATCCGCTCT GTTGAGCTCTGCAATGATGATGATTTCCTTGTTCTAGCTTGTGATGGCATATG GGATTGCATGTCAAGCCAAGAAGTTGTGGACTTTGTTGGGGAACAGTTAAAACAT GAAAATAAGCTCTCCGTTGTCTGTGAGCGAGTGCTAGATAGATGTTTGGCGCCAGCCACAGGTGGAGAAGGATGTGATAACATGACCATGATCTTGGTACAACTCAAGAAACCCTTCAAGACCGTTGCATTGAACAAGGAGCAACTACTGCCTTCTAATCAAAATTCTGAATGTAACGAAAACACAGTAGCATCTAACAATCCTAATGCTGTACCTACAGGATCTCAATGTAATGATAATGCAGCTGAAAAAGCTTGA